A single genomic interval of Dyella sp. GSA-30 harbors:
- a CDS encoding PLP-dependent aminotransferase family protein — MNFLNEVAESYPTAVSLAAGRPGDRLFDGTSTESLNRWLSRFLGTAPLSSVLQYGRTAGLVHELVSRQIANDDGVNAGAHRTIVTAGCQEALALCLPELCPQANDVVLVRNPTYIGITGAAAATSVALYPLDGSVEGIDAQIEKAVEELAADGRRARVVYLIPDFDNPTGEVIPVQERLAILAACERHRIVVLEDNPYGMFRYEGSMVPAMASLDTAGCVIYLSTYSKTIAPALRVGAATLPETLFGDRAARVSLFNGIAERKSFVTVNTSQLCQAIVGGLLIERDCSLRSWLGPTLDAYRHSRDTMLAQLDQSFSPAGFPVHWNKPQGGFFLSLDVPISFDAEAVADCATRDGVIVLPMAFFAFDQTQNRRIRLAFSAESPDRIRAGVAALSRFIVRRVEKHAAPEHGTGKRIPEAATE; from the coding sequence ATGAACTTTTTGAACGAAGTTGCCGAGTCGTATCCGACGGCCGTCTCGCTGGCTGCAGGACGGCCAGGAGACCGCTTGTTCGATGGGACGAGCACGGAGTCCTTGAATCGCTGGCTTTCGAGGTTTCTCGGCACTGCTCCGTTGTCGAGCGTGCTGCAGTACGGCCGCACAGCGGGCTTGGTGCATGAGCTTGTTTCCAGGCAGATCGCCAACGACGACGGCGTAAATGCCGGTGCCCATCGCACGATCGTTACGGCGGGATGCCAGGAGGCACTGGCACTGTGTCTCCCGGAGCTGTGCCCGCAAGCGAATGATGTCGTGCTGGTGCGTAACCCGACTTACATCGGCATCACGGGTGCGGCGGCAGCCACGTCGGTCGCGCTGTATCCGCTCGATGGCTCGGTCGAGGGCATCGACGCACAGATTGAAAAGGCGGTCGAGGAACTGGCGGCAGACGGGCGACGCGCAAGAGTCGTCTATCTCATTCCGGACTTTGACAATCCAACCGGCGAGGTCATCCCTGTCCAAGAGCGCCTGGCCATACTGGCCGCGTGTGAACGTCACCGCATTGTTGTGCTTGAAGACAATCCCTACGGCATGTTCCGTTACGAAGGCAGCATGGTACCCGCCATGGCCTCACTCGATACGGCCGGTTGCGTAATCTACCTGTCGACCTATTCGAAGACCATTGCGCCGGCGCTACGCGTGGGCGCCGCCACGCTTCCGGAGACCCTGTTCGGCGATCGTGCTGCACGAGTATCGCTGTTCAATGGCATTGCGGAGCGCAAGAGTTTCGTTACGGTCAACACCAGCCAACTATGCCAGGCGATCGTTGGCGGCCTGCTTATCGAGCGCGATTGCAGTCTCCGTTCATGGCTTGGCCCCACCTTGGACGCGTATCGACACAGCCGAGACACGATGCTCGCACAACTGGATCAGAGCTTTTCACCGGCAGGCTTTCCCGTGCACTGGAACAAGCCGCAGGGCGGTTTTTTCCTGAGCCTGGATGTACCGATAAGCTTCGACGCGGAGGCGGTCGCCGATTGCGCCACACGCGATGGCGTCATTGTGCTGCCGATGGCTTTTTTTGCCTTCGACCAGACACAGAACCGGCGCATTCGTCTTGCATTCAGTGCGGAAAGCCCCGATCGCATTCGCGCAGGCGTTGCCGCGCTGTCTCGGTTCATTGTGCGCCGAGTGGAAAAACATGCCGCGCCCGAGCACGGAACGGGGAAGCGAATACCGGAAGCGGCGACCGAATAG
- a CDS encoding VOC family protein, with protein MDRDVVISGESPVDTEQSELPSGASAKAPYRRIDHIALAVGNLDEAVHFFENVLGFELKGRRQIRGARTGMISAEMEANGMRFVLCQGTEPQSQVSQLIENFGVGVAHIAFEVDDVEQTVETLRDRGMNFDTNIIRGAGLTQSFTTRCQNTGMSFELIRREGEEGFLDSNVQALFDQLEQGNKY; from the coding sequence ATGGATCGTGACGTTGTTATATCCGGCGAGTCTCCAGTTGATACAGAGCAAAGCGAGTTGCCGTCCGGGGCCAGTGCCAAAGCCCCTTATAGACGCATCGATCACATAGCCTTAGCAGTGGGCAACCTTGATGAAGCAGTGCATTTCTTTGAGAACGTTCTCGGTTTCGAATTGAAAGGCCGCAGGCAGATCCGCGGCGCCCGGACCGGAATGATCTCCGCGGAAATGGAGGCCAATGGAATGCGGTTCGTGCTCTGCCAAGGCACCGAGCCTCAATCTCAGGTATCTCAATTGATTGAAAATTTCGGTGTTGGAGTGGCGCATATCGCCTTCGAGGTGGACGACGTCGAGCAGACGGTCGAGACACTGCGCGATCGCGGGATGAATTTCGACACCAATATCATTCGAGGCGCCGGGCTGACTCAATCCTTCACGACGCGATGCCAGAACACGGGCATGAGCTTCGAACTCATACGTCGCGAAGGCGAAGAAGGGTTTCTGGACAGCAACGTTCAAGCGCTGTTCGATCAATTGGAGCAAGGCAACAAGTACTGA
- a CDS encoding alpha-hydroxy-acid oxidizing protein, protein MSLLINVDDYRLAARRRLPRRVFDYLEGGAGSESGMAHNRAALARIRFRPKRLLDVSARDLSHPIFHKRLPMPLAIAPMGLNGLFWPEGDLALARAAARNGLPFVLSTAASSSIEDVARQVDGELWFQLYVVHRRLAEQLVRRALAAGYTTLILTVDVVKNGIRERDLRNRFRLPLSMTPGALWDGLTHPRWTISAMRRGLPRLANFTEVAADDLDVQAALLSRNMDATFDWDGLAWLRDVWPHQLLVKGILSAADAVRCMRYGTDGVVLSNHGGRQLDECLAPIEVLADVRAATRAAVLIDSGFRRGSDIAKAIALGADLVLVGRAALYGLAARGERGVDEVIGLLREQLDDTLAQVGCRSLAELSREHLHIAPAPLPSMVESLPS, encoded by the coding sequence ATGAGCTTGCTGATCAATGTGGACGATTATCGCTTGGCGGCAAGGCGACGACTCCCACGTAGGGTATTTGACTATCTCGAGGGTGGTGCGGGAAGCGAGAGCGGCATGGCACATAACCGTGCTGCCCTGGCGCGTATTCGCTTCAGGCCGAAGCGACTACTGGATGTCAGTGCACGCGATCTATCCCACCCCATATTTCACAAACGGCTGCCCATGCCGCTGGCGATTGCCCCCATGGGTCTTAATGGTCTTTTTTGGCCCGAAGGGGATCTTGCATTAGCCAGAGCTGCAGCCCGGAACGGGCTGCCGTTCGTGTTATCAACCGCGGCTTCGTCGAGTATCGAGGACGTGGCCCGGCAGGTCGATGGTGAGCTGTGGTTTCAGCTTTATGTGGTGCATCGTCGACTGGCCGAACAACTGGTGCGACGCGCACTGGCCGCCGGCTATACGACCCTTATTCTTACGGTCGACGTAGTCAAGAACGGCATCCGTGAAAGAGATTTGCGCAATCGTTTCAGGCTGCCGCTGAGCATGACACCCGGTGCGCTATGGGATGGGCTTACCCACCCCCGCTGGACCATCTCGGCCATGCGACGCGGCCTGCCCCGGCTGGCCAATTTCACCGAAGTGGCAGCGGACGACCTGGATGTGCAGGCGGCACTGCTCAGCCGGAACATGGACGCGACCTTCGACTGGGACGGGCTAGCCTGGTTACGCGATGTGTGGCCGCATCAGCTGCTGGTAAAGGGCATCCTTTCGGCCGCCGATGCGGTGCGATGCATGCGATACGGCACCGATGGCGTTGTGCTTTCCAACCACGGTGGCCGCCAGCTCGATGAATGTCTTGCCCCCATCGAAGTATTGGCCGATGTGCGCGCCGCCACGCGCGCGGCAGTGCTGATCGACAGCGGCTTTCGGCGCGGAAGCGATATCGCCAAGGCTATTGCACTAGGCGCAGACCTGGTACTGGTGGGGCGCGCGGCGCTTTATGGGCTTGCCGCTCGTGGCGAGCGTGGCGTCGACGAGGTCATTGGGCTGCTGCGCGAGCAACTTGACGACACACTCGCACAGGTTGGCTGTCGTTCGCTGGCCGAGCTCAGCCGCGAACATCTCCACATCGCACCGGCGCCCCTGCCCTCGATGGTTGAATCGCTGCCGTCATAG
- the chrA gene encoding chromate efflux transporter: MAHVGYFRREFVDRRRWLDEEHFGQLLALCQFLPGPASSQLGFSIGLLRAGWPGAIAAFLAFTLPSALLMFAFALWSNHLASPWGQSVVHGLKLVAVAIVAQGVMAMARKLCPDWPRALLAVAATAASILNTSAWTQLLIVACGAALGLWACRDLNGRQGETFSLRYGPKAGAWLLVLYGALLTIAITAAPDLPRLGQVASAFYRTGALVFGGGHVVLPLLKQAVVDPGWVMPDAFLSGYGAAQAMPGPMFTLSAFLGKQIYSGAGGWLGATVSVLMIFLPGLLLISGVLPYWRSLASKAWVASMLAGVNAIVVGLLASAFYNPVWVGAMRSRQDIAVAAIAFAGIAWARWPVLIMVAWCVGASLVISAPFT; the protein is encoded by the coding sequence GTGGCTCATGTGGGCTATTTCCGTCGTGAGTTTGTGGATCGGCGTCGCTGGCTGGACGAAGAACACTTCGGGCAATTGCTTGCCTTGTGCCAGTTCCTGCCTGGGCCTGCCAGCAGCCAACTTGGGTTTTCGATTGGGTTGCTGCGTGCGGGTTGGCCTGGCGCGATTGCAGCCTTCCTGGCCTTCACCTTGCCGTCCGCACTGCTCATGTTCGCCTTTGCCCTGTGGAGCAACCACTTGGCCAGCCCATGGGGACAGAGCGTTGTTCACGGGCTCAAGTTGGTCGCCGTGGCCATCGTTGCGCAAGGCGTAATGGCCATGGCACGCAAACTTTGTCCCGATTGGCCACGCGCACTTCTTGCCGTCGCCGCGACTGCCGCGAGCATCCTCAATACCAGTGCGTGGACTCAACTGCTGATCGTTGCCTGTGGCGCCGCACTGGGTCTGTGGGCCTGCCGTGATCTCAATGGAAGGCAAGGAGAAACATTCTCGCTTCGCTATGGCCCGAAGGCAGGAGCCTGGCTTCTGGTTTTGTATGGCGCTCTACTGACTATCGCGATCACGGCGGCGCCTGACCTACCCCGCTTGGGCCAGGTCGCGAGTGCTTTCTATCGGACCGGAGCGCTCGTCTTTGGCGGCGGGCATGTAGTTCTTCCTTTGCTCAAACAGGCCGTGGTCGATCCTGGCTGGGTTATGCCGGACGCTTTTCTTTCTGGCTACGGAGCAGCGCAAGCCATGCCAGGCCCGATGTTCACGTTGTCGGCTTTCCTGGGCAAGCAGATCTATAGTGGCGCGGGAGGATGGCTGGGCGCGACGGTAAGCGTTCTGATGATTTTTTTGCCAGGCTTGCTCCTGATCTCAGGCGTACTGCCCTATTGGCGTTCGCTGGCCTCGAAGGCATGGGTCGCGAGCATGCTCGCCGGCGTCAACGCGATCGTCGTAGGGCTACTGGCCTCTGCGTTCTATAACCCCGTATGGGTGGGTGCGATGCGCAGCCGCCAAGACATCGCGGTTGCCGCGATCGCTTTTGCGGGCATCGCCTGGGCACGATGGCCTGTATTGATCATGGTGGCCTGGTGTGTCGGTGCATCGTTGGTGATCTCTGCACCATTCACGTGA
- a CDS encoding Mu transposase C-terminal domain-containing protein: MIERIESFERVVITDELSDEVIPVSPTSLKLRLGDGASERTPLKVEEKEILIASHRASALMPFALSGEPIHLEEMRKLELALGLHRTQIYRCISLLRQSPCPMALVRGARGAKRGRLKLDAEVERIVAREIRVASRSGNVLQLETIRDRIDVACDDIGKKCPCLKTIRARIADKRYEILLRKKLGRRRAIERTKAFPGKISTNGALAMVEIDHSPLDIILVSSETRKPIGRAHLTIVIDTHTRVILGFHLGLDDPQVLSVALALVHAILPKDAWLAEHGLSELEWPMYGLMRAVRLDGGAEFKSLAFKNACKKWGVEISYRNKKEDGAIVERVIGTIQTRASQEPGATGSDPKKRRRERAPSEDAQMTLFEANRWLGREVAQRYHYRRHEGIGMSPHQSWVAEHTCTSGITLPAIVTDAKSLLLSFLPEIKRVIGHDGIHAFNERYFNHEIARFIKPGVKRTIKYDARAMGLIYVDCDTGSYIEVPYADLSKPNLPKFELDHLKREKRRQFPSEFDGQSNRRFLRSQDAERRSAHTATKEARRQERLLQGRKVASGGASDDRHLEALANSQEDVVQAIDYSRPAKVSSDGDI; this comes from the coding sequence GTGATCGAGCGCATTGAGTCGTTCGAGCGCGTTGTGATTACAGACGAGCTAAGTGATGAGGTGATCCCAGTGTCACCTACGTCGCTAAAGCTTCGACTTGGGGACGGTGCATCCGAGCGGACTCCTCTTAAGGTCGAAGAGAAGGAGATCCTGATTGCTTCTCACAGGGCGTCAGCTCTGATGCCGTTTGCGCTCTCGGGCGAACCAATTCATCTAGAAGAAATGCGCAAACTAGAGCTTGCCCTTGGACTTCATCGGACGCAGATTTATCGATGCATTTCCCTGCTGCGACAGTCGCCATGCCCCATGGCATTAGTAAGAGGGGCGCGAGGCGCAAAGCGTGGCAGGTTGAAGCTTGATGCAGAAGTTGAGCGAATCGTAGCGCGTGAAATTAGAGTCGCATCCAGATCTGGAAATGTGCTTCAGCTGGAAACCATTAGAGATAGGATTGATGTCGCTTGTGATGATATAGGCAAGAAATGCCCATGCCTAAAAACTATTAGAGCTCGTATCGCTGATAAGCGCTACGAGATTCTCTTGCGAAAAAAGCTTGGCAGGAGGCGAGCCATTGAGCGAACAAAGGCATTTCCAGGAAAAATATCGACAAACGGAGCCTTGGCGATGGTTGAAATCGATCATTCTCCTTTGGATATCATTCTTGTTAGTTCAGAAACAAGAAAGCCGATTGGTCGTGCACATTTGACGATAGTGATTGATACTCATACACGTGTCATTCTTGGCTTTCATTTGGGTCTTGATGATCCGCAGGTGCTCTCTGTTGCACTTGCGTTGGTACATGCAATCCTGCCAAAAGATGCGTGGTTGGCAGAGCATGGTTTATCTGAACTCGAGTGGCCCATGTATGGTCTGATGCGTGCCGTAAGATTGGATGGTGGTGCGGAGTTTAAATCGTTAGCATTTAAGAATGCCTGTAAGAAATGGGGCGTCGAAATTAGCTATCGAAATAAGAAGGAAGATGGCGCAATCGTCGAGCGGGTAATAGGAACGATTCAAACACGAGCCTCGCAGGAGCCTGGCGCAACGGGTAGCGACCCAAAGAAAAGGCGGCGAGAAAGAGCGCCTTCTGAAGATGCACAAATGACACTCTTTGAGGCAAATAGATGGCTCGGAAGAGAGGTTGCTCAGCGATATCACTATCGCAGGCACGAGGGTATTGGCATGTCACCTCATCAGAGCTGGGTTGCCGAGCATACTTGCACTAGTGGTATAACACTGCCTGCCATAGTTACGGATGCAAAAAGCTTACTCCTTTCGTTCCTTCCTGAGATTAAGCGTGTTATCGGGCATGACGGTATTCATGCTTTTAACGAACGCTATTTTAATCATGAGATTGCGCGATTTATCAAGCCTGGCGTAAAAAGAACAATTAAATATGACGCTAGGGCGATGGGCCTAATCTATGTTGACTGTGATACAGGATCGTACATTGAGGTTCCATATGCAGATCTGAGTAAGCCAAATTTGCCAAAGTTCGAGCTAGACCACTTGAAGCGGGAGAAGAGGCGCCAGTTTCCGAGCGAGTTTGATGGGCAGTCAAACCGTCGCTTCCTAAGGTCGCAAGATGCAGAGAGGAGGTCGGCTCACACGGCGACAAAGGAGGCGCGCCGTCAGGAGCGCCTTTTGCAAGGGCGGAAGGTAGCTTCCGGCGGGGCGTCAGATGACCGCCATCTGGAGGCTTTGGCCAATTCGCAAGAGGATGTAGTACAGGCTATTGATTACTCGCGCCCTGCCAAAGTTAGCTCAGATGGTGACATATGA
- a CDS encoding TniB family NTP-binding protein, with product MNALSHLDPRIHKMMERSSEERVGYIMAEKFVPYPLAVYLIDEVKSILSQDAADRYKCMLIYAAPGGGKTMILNECRRVFANKRIRFNADLSSGKDPFVLVSLPPISDLRVMYFRILDILHIPYAQNDKIGPLHEQVCRALHNAGTRILGIDEIHNILLAKKDLEACMAAIRDLANLPLSLLCAGTLAARHCIAADEQLRVRFRCHELLAWQISENTRNFLATLEARLPLEKPSHLSGSEMMPLIIRLSQGHIGTMVVAVREAARDAVRSGEEVISEKGIKLSVERVLSQRLKVA from the coding sequence ATGAATGCACTGAGCCACCTTGATCCTAGAATACACAAAATGATGGAAAGATCTAGCGAAGAGCGGGTGGGGTATATCATGGCCGAAAAATTCGTGCCCTATCCTTTAGCTGTATATCTTATAGACGAAGTGAAGAGCATCCTTTCTCAGGACGCGGCTGATAGATACAAGTGCATGTTGATCTATGCTGCGCCGGGCGGCGGCAAGACAATGATACTTAATGAATGTCGCCGGGTTTTTGCGAATAAGCGAATTCGGTTTAATGCGGATCTTTCGAGCGGAAAGGATCCTTTCGTTCTTGTTTCATTGCCACCTATTTCCGATTTGAGGGTCATGTATTTCCGAATACTTGATATTTTACATATTCCATATGCCCAAAATGACAAGATTGGTCCATTGCATGAGCAGGTCTGTAGAGCTCTGCATAATGCAGGAACAAGGATTCTTGGAATAGACGAGATTCACAATATCTTGCTTGCCAAGAAGGACCTTGAGGCGTGCATGGCGGCAATTAGAGATCTAGCGAATCTTCCACTAAGCTTGTTGTGCGCAGGCACGCTTGCGGCGCGACATTGCATTGCGGCTGACGAGCAGTTGAGAGTGCGTTTTCGTTGTCATGAGCTTCTTGCATGGCAAATAAGTGAGAATACGCGAAATTTTCTTGCAACCTTGGAGGCCCGTCTGCCGTTAGAGAAGCCTTCGCATTTGTCTGGCTCAGAAATGATGCCGCTAATTATTAGATTATCCCAGGGACACATAGGAACCATGGTTGTCGCTGTGCGTGAGGCCGCTCGCGATGCGGTTAGGAGTGGCGAGGAGGTAATATCCGAAAAAGGCATTAAGTTATCGGTAGAGCGTGTTCTTTCGCAGCGCCTCAAGGTTGCCTAG
- a CDS encoding helix-turn-helix transcriptional regulator translates to MPRKTDIQVIFQRRLKEARERRSLSQKQLGIQAGLDPFVASARINRYELGVHQPDLATVQRLADVLKVPTAYLFAEDERLARMILAFDDLSAAEKDQLLKKIESR, encoded by the coding sequence ATGCCCCGCAAGACCGACATTCAGGTGATCTTTCAACGCCGCCTCAAAGAGGCGCGCGAGCGACGATCACTGTCCCAAAAACAGCTTGGTATTCAAGCAGGATTGGACCCCTTCGTGGCTAGCGCGCGTATCAATCGCTATGAACTGGGCGTGCACCAGCCCGATTTGGCGACCGTTCAACGGCTAGCTGACGTGCTGAAGGTGCCTACGGCTTACCTCTTTGCGGAGGATGAGCGCTTGGCGCGCATGATTCTGGCCTTTGATGACCTATCGGCTGCGGAGAAAGATCAGCTACTTAAGAAGATCGAGTCACGATAG
- a CDS encoding recombinase family protein, translating to MSTDKQDTSVANQQTAIAAYASAHHMVVAQSYVDEGLSGLDLEGRPALQRLLDHAQMHCTGCTAILVLDVSRWGRFQNVDESAFYEFLCTQHGLRVIYVAEPFTGGEGPLHAVLKSLKRSMAAEYSRELSAKVFAGQARLVCAGFTMGGPAAYGLSRMLVDASGKPRCILKPGERKSIATDRVRLVLGSRDEVAVVRWMFKQSAAGVSMNDIAKQLNQKGKRPARGGASWSASTIRGMLDDERYLRGERPLDYLILPAVSAKTWPDVIQNSPDAGARFYLFDSLRVLRELAALSMGVPDHACDRLRDAGYANSR from the coding sequence ATGTCCACCGACAAGCAGGACACCTCGGTGGCGAACCAACAAACCGCCATTGCCGCCTACGCCAGTGCCCACCACATGGTCGTGGCGCAAAGCTATGTGGATGAAGGACTTAGCGGACTGGACCTGGAAGGCCGCCCCGCGCTTCAGCGTCTCTTGGATCACGCGCAAATGCATTGCACAGGATGCACTGCCATCCTCGTCCTGGACGTCAGTCGCTGGGGGCGCTTTCAGAACGTGGATGAGTCCGCCTTCTACGAGTTCCTCTGCACCCAACACGGTCTACGCGTCATCTATGTCGCCGAGCCATTTACAGGAGGCGAAGGGCCACTGCACGCGGTCCTCAAAAGCCTGAAGCGGTCGATGGCCGCAGAATACAGTCGTGAGCTGTCGGCCAAGGTCTTTGCCGGCCAAGCCCGATTGGTTTGCGCGGGCTTCACCATGGGTGGTCCCGCCGCCTATGGGTTGAGTCGGATGCTGGTCGACGCTTCGGGTAAGCCTCGATGTATCTTGAAGCCAGGTGAACGTAAAAGCATCGCCACGGACCGCGTTCGCCTGGTGCTCGGGTCGCGTGATGAGGTGGCCGTCGTACGCTGGATGTTTAAGCAGTCTGCCGCCGGCGTCAGCATGAATGACATCGCAAAGCAGCTCAACCAGAAAGGGAAGCGCCCCGCGAGAGGGGGAGCGTCTTGGAGCGCATCCACGATTCGAGGCATGCTTGATGACGAGCGCTACCTGAGAGGGGAGCGGCCCCTGGACTATTTGATTCTTCCGGCCGTCAGCGCGAAAACCTGGCCGGATGTGATTCAGAACAGTCCCGATGCGGGTGCTCGCTTCTATCTGTTCGATTCGCTTCGCGTCCTTCGCGAATTGGCTGCCCTCTCCATGGGAGTGCCGGATCATGCATGCGACAGATTAAGAGACGCTGGATACGCGAACAGCAGATGA
- a CDS encoding LysR family transcriptional regulator produces the protein MFLTVAEYRGFRAAARHLGVTPSAVSQAIRSLEERVGAPLFSRTTRSVRLTEAGERLLAHARPAVDMLSAGLDAASGLGGEITGRLRINMPRPIVPLLVNRLLPDFLDAHPNIELELVGDDHPIDIVEEGFDAGIRLGNFVQIDMVAKWLTPPERFVVVGAPAFLREHGQPASPYDLQNFRCILLRQSVRALDHWQFVVDGKRITVGVAGPLVINDIESCVRSALRGVGLFQLPHSIVMSHLECGDLQTVLEPYCEEVPGLSLYYPSRSQSLPKLRAFVDFATERMRRPFKSDDYLSNPIRDADR, from the coding sequence ATGTTTCTAACGGTTGCGGAATACCGAGGATTTCGCGCTGCGGCCCGGCACCTCGGCGTCACGCCCTCTGCGGTCAGCCAGGCCATACGCAGTCTGGAAGAGAGGGTTGGCGCGCCGCTCTTCTCCCGTACAACACGAAGCGTCAGGCTGACCGAAGCGGGCGAACGCCTGCTTGCCCATGCACGCCCTGCGGTCGACATGCTCAGCGCAGGATTAGACGCCGCGAGCGGCTTGGGTGGCGAGATCACCGGCCGACTGCGCATCAATATGCCCAGGCCGATCGTGCCGCTGCTGGTCAATCGCTTGCTGCCGGACTTTCTCGACGCTCACCCAAATATTGAACTCGAGCTGGTAGGTGACGACCATCCTATTGACATCGTCGAAGAAGGATTCGACGCGGGAATACGATTGGGAAACTTCGTCCAGATCGACATGGTCGCGAAATGGCTGACGCCACCGGAGCGCTTCGTTGTCGTCGGCGCCCCGGCGTTTCTTAGGGAGCATGGCCAGCCGGCATCTCCGTATGATCTGCAGAACTTTCGTTGCATCCTGCTTCGCCAATCCGTGCGCGCGCTCGATCATTGGCAATTTGTCGTCGATGGTAAACGCATCACGGTGGGCGTAGCGGGGCCTCTGGTGATTAACGACATCGAGAGCTGCGTTCGCTCAGCGCTGAGAGGTGTGGGACTCTTCCAGTTGCCACACTCCATTGTGATGTCTCATCTTGAATGTGGCGATCTGCAGACCGTGCTCGAACCCTATTGTGAAGAGGTTCCCGGTCTTTCCCTTTACTATCCGAGTCGAAGTCAGTCACTGCCGAAGCTTCGCGCGTTTGTCGATTTCGCCACCGAGCGAATGCGCAGACCCTTCAAGTCGGACGATTACTTGTCGAATCCCATAAGAGATGCCGACAGATGA
- a CDS encoding NmrA family NAD(P)-binding protein gives MFLVMGITGKVGGAAATHLLAQDRKVRALVRDRAKAASWADQGVELVDGDWNDAASIKRALRGVDGAFVMLPPIWAPSPDFREARGVIANYVEALSQVPVPRVVALSSMGANRTSDMGLITALSLLEQAFRDLTLPIAFARAGGFFENFLYGLHVAQGGTLPVFNDPTHRRSTMVATNDIGGEIASLLSGPAWLGHRIIELGSMVSADEVAAQLGEVMQRDVKAVAVPRANWPDTFEQFGIPKGKSAPAETMYEAVNAGGMDLGGVGTEHVPGATSARDVFAAAQKIVRS, from the coding sequence ATGTTCTTGGTCATGGGAATTACGGGAAAAGTTGGCGGCGCAGCGGCAACCCACTTGCTTGCGCAAGACAGGAAGGTGCGCGCGCTGGTTCGTGACCGCGCAAAGGCTGCAAGCTGGGCCGACCAAGGCGTCGAGCTGGTTGACGGCGACTGGAACGATGCGGCATCCATCAAGCGGGCACTCAGGGGCGTCGACGGCGCGTTTGTCATGTTGCCTCCCATCTGGGCCCCCTCGCCGGATTTCAGGGAAGCTAGGGGCGTCATCGCGAACTATGTGGAGGCGCTCAGCCAAGTGCCGGTGCCGCGGGTCGTCGCGCTTTCGTCGATGGGCGCAAACAGAACGAGCGACATGGGGCTGATCACGGCGCTGTCGCTTCTGGAGCAGGCGTTTCGCGACCTGACCTTGCCGATCGCTTTTGCGCGAGCCGGCGGATTCTTCGAAAACTTCCTTTACGGCTTGCACGTCGCCCAGGGAGGCACGTTGCCCGTCTTCAACGATCCGACCCATCGGAGATCGACCATGGTTGCGACCAACGACATCGGCGGCGAGATCGCATCGCTTCTGAGCGGACCGGCGTGGTTGGGTCATCGGATCATCGAACTCGGCTCAATGGTGAGCGCAGATGAAGTGGCGGCGCAACTAGGCGAAGTGATGCAGCGCGACGTCAAGGCCGTTGCCGTCCCGCGGGCAAACTGGCCGGATACATTCGAGCAGTTCGGCATTCCGAAGGGCAAGTCTGCACCGGCCGAAACCATGTATGAGGCCGTCAACGCCGGAGGGATGGACCTCGGGGGCGTGGGTACGGAGCACGTCCCCGGTGCAACGTCTGCTCGCGATGTTTTCGCGGCGGCTCAGAAGATCGTTAGATCCTAG
- a CDS encoding SDR family oxidoreductase — MKILVLGATGGTGRLIVRDSLEKGHSVVALVRSTVGADLPGAELIEGDARNEIILKRALDGCDVVISALGTGMGLRKVSLLAEATRALILAMTRSGVHRLICISALGVGDSRGHGGFVFDRFFQPLLLSQAYKDKERQEAAIRASSLDWVIVRPGMLTNDPSRGSIRAIVDLAGVKGGKISRGDVARFVVEQLATNTWLKQTPLLLW, encoded by the coding sequence ATGAAAATTCTTGTTTTGGGTGCGACGGGTGGAACCGGACGGCTAATTGTCCGCGACTCCCTGGAGAAAGGGCATTCGGTCGTGGCGCTGGTTCGCTCGACCGTAGGGGCCGATCTGCCGGGAGCAGAATTGATCGAGGGCGATGCCCGCAATGAGATAATTCTCAAGCGCGCCCTGGACGGCTGTGATGTCGTCATCAGCGCATTAGGCACCGGCATGGGCCTCCGCAAGGTCAGTCTTCTGGCCGAAGCGACACGTGCGTTGATTCTGGCGATGACGCGAAGCGGCGTACACCGCCTGATCTGCATCTCCGCTCTGGGCGTGGGAGACAGCCGCGGCCATGGTGGCTTCGTCTTCGACCGATTCTTTCAGCCTCTGTTGCTTAGCCAAGCTTACAAGGACAAGGAACGCCAGGAAGCCGCGATCCGTGCCAGCTCACTCGATTGGGTCATCGTCCGGCCCGGCATGCTCACCAACGACCCTTCTCGCGGAAGCATCAGAGCTATCGTCGACCTCGCCGGCGTCAAGGGCGGAAAAATCTCTCGTGGCGATGTCGCCCGGTTCGTGGTGGAGCAACTGGCGACGAACACCTGGTTGAAACAGACACCCTTACTCCTGTGGTGA